A stretch of the Mesorhizobium huakuii genome encodes the following:
- the urtB gene encoding urea ABC transporter permease subunit UrtB translates to MLPDTMDFVVTTLLNALTLISILMLVGLGLAISFGLMNVTNLAHGEFVTVGAFAVYFVQSIGGSFWLGLAAAPIAGAVVGCILEFAIIRHLYSRPVSTVLATWGVSLILQQGLELTFGLGAKPVTPPIEGTLDLFFTVYPAYRLILIAIAMLTLLGVVLLISRTSFGLDIRTVIQNREMAEGVGINTRRTYAIAFTFGAAIAGLAGGLVAPLAIVLPQMGVNYLANAFFVVIVGGVGSIGGLVAGSVFVGGLTSVLNYQISPSLAQAIVLLAAIVAVRLRPNGLFNGASR, encoded by the coding sequence GTGCTGCCTGACACGATGGATTTTGTCGTCACCACGCTCCTCAACGCGCTGACGCTGATCAGCATCCTGATGCTGGTCGGGCTCGGGCTGGCGATCAGCTTCGGCCTGATGAACGTGACCAACCTGGCGCATGGCGAGTTCGTCACCGTCGGTGCCTTTGCGGTCTATTTCGTCCAGAGCATCGGCGGCTCGTTCTGGCTGGGTCTGGCCGCCGCGCCCATCGCCGGCGCCGTGGTCGGCTGCATCCTGGAATTCGCCATCATCCGTCATCTCTATTCGCGGCCGGTCTCGACCGTGCTTGCCACCTGGGGCGTCAGCCTGATCCTGCAGCAAGGACTGGAGCTGACCTTCGGTCTCGGCGCCAAGCCGGTGACGCCACCGATCGAAGGCACGCTCGACCTGTTCTTCACCGTCTATCCCGCCTATCGGCTGATCCTGATCGCCATTGCCATGCTGACCTTGCTCGGCGTCGTCCTCTTGATCAGCCGGACCTCCTTCGGGCTCGACATCCGCACCGTCATCCAGAACCGCGAAATGGCCGAAGGCGTCGGCATCAACACGCGGCGCACCTACGCCATCGCCTTCACCTTCGGTGCGGCCATTGCCGGGCTCGCCGGCGGGCTGGTCGCGCCGCTGGCGATCGTACTGCCGCAGATGGGCGTGAACTATCTCGCCAACGCCTTCTTCGTCGTCATTGTCGGCGGCGTCGGCTCGATCGGAGGCCTCGTCGCCGGCAGTGTCTTCGTCGGCGGGCTGACCAGCGTACTCAACTACCAGATCTCGCCATCGCTGGCGCAAGCGATCGTGCTGCTGGCGGCCATCGTCGCCGTGCGGCTGCGGCCCAACGGCCTGTTCAACGGAGCGTCGCGATGA
- a CDS encoding LuxR C-terminal-related transcriptional regulator: protein MWRESILSRLERHVDTRIVLFAAPAGFGKSTTMAQWAAEVARHGRLTAWLSCEATDNDEGAFLSHLVGALRHLVQNPAELDLAFQSSPIPQLDVVLAALVAGFAARDADITLFFDDYHVIEAPAVKRFMERLTRQAPADVAFVIGSRNLPDLQLGKLRVLGDVFEIGPDDLRFASSEAEAFFNDKLGLSVSSGTVETLCSRTEGWAAGLQLASLSLSAAHAPETVIGNFTGANRNVADFLMGEVFLGLPPALAKFLLHSSIFERFSAEACRAVLRAADAEADITEIETRNLFLVPLDEERRWFRYHHLFHDFLSREMERREPEMIAPLHLAAAEWFGERKMLTEAIGHALAAGDQARAAVFVENNALELIAQCQLLYVRQLLALLPRKLVDQRIRLQLVVLWLAVHSSQPEIAQQTLANARKLVETRPADGKDPGTLTGTTIEAEIVVLDAAVHSTLEQFEAARDTALSALRIIAPDAWFMEGATANVIGYNLYALGDLEGARAAADAARKAHERSGSLLGVTIANCYMAVIERSAGRLPAAEKLLRNTIIEARTRIGANSYAEALAGTLLAELAYETNASGEALTLVENLGPLIEGAAVIVYPLASVPTYARVLQLTGRGDVALDMLERVYQRVRGSVYRRLASVLVHDRIRLLIDQNRIAEARALLDEHRRESTETAPTVANEFEFFAEGRLLTAEKSYAAAAALLDALLERTKSSGRMRRHILALILRAKSAGQDQREADRHLLEALRLAQPSGFIRSFVDEGRPVVEALMRLRAAQAKTDPSLSAYATRIIDAAQTMPVAMRKQAAPAAEKEQLTQRETELLRCLSEGMSNRDIAVALSVSETTVKWHLKNIFGKLSVSNRVQAVRAAQAAANLRPPPKGGA from the coding sequence GTGTGGCGCGAAAGCATCCTGTCGAGGCTGGAGCGGCATGTCGACACGCGCATCGTGTTGTTCGCCGCGCCAGCAGGCTTCGGCAAGTCGACGACGATGGCGCAGTGGGCGGCTGAGGTCGCACGCCATGGCCGGTTGACCGCATGGCTGTCCTGCGAGGCGACGGACAATGACGAAGGCGCCTTCCTGTCGCATCTGGTGGGCGCGCTGCGCCATCTCGTCCAGAATCCGGCCGAGCTCGACCTCGCCTTCCAGTCGAGCCCGATCCCGCAGCTCGATGTCGTGCTCGCAGCACTGGTGGCGGGTTTTGCGGCGCGCGACGCCGACATCACTTTGTTCTTCGACGACTACCACGTCATCGAGGCGCCGGCGGTGAAGCGGTTCATGGAGCGGCTGACCCGGCAGGCGCCGGCCGACGTCGCCTTCGTCATCGGTTCGCGCAACCTGCCCGACCTGCAGCTCGGCAAGCTCAGGGTGCTTGGCGACGTGTTCGAAATCGGCCCGGACGATCTGCGCTTCGCATCGTCCGAAGCCGAAGCCTTCTTCAACGACAAATTGGGCCTCAGCGTCAGCAGCGGTACCGTCGAGACCTTGTGCTCGCGGACCGAAGGCTGGGCCGCCGGCCTGCAACTCGCTTCGCTGTCGCTCAGTGCCGCGCATGCTCCGGAAACCGTCATCGGCAATTTCACCGGCGCCAACCGCAATGTCGCCGATTTCCTGATGGGCGAAGTCTTCCTGGGGCTGCCGCCGGCCCTGGCGAAGTTCCTGCTCCACAGTTCGATCTTCGAGCGCTTCAGCGCCGAAGCGTGCCGGGCCGTCTTGCGCGCGGCCGACGCCGAGGCTGACATCACCGAGATCGAGACCCGCAACCTGTTCCTGGTGCCGCTCGACGAGGAGCGGCGCTGGTTCCGCTATCATCATCTGTTCCACGACTTCCTCAGCCGCGAAATGGAACGGCGCGAGCCGGAGATGATCGCACCGCTGCATCTGGCCGCGGCCGAATGGTTCGGCGAACGCAAGATGCTGACCGAGGCGATCGGACATGCGCTCGCCGCCGGCGACCAGGCCCGCGCGGCGGTGTTCGTCGAAAACAACGCGCTCGAACTCATCGCCCAGTGCCAGCTGCTCTATGTGCGCCAGTTGCTGGCACTGCTGCCGAGGAAACTGGTCGACCAGCGCATCCGGCTGCAACTCGTCGTGCTGTGGCTGGCGGTGCACTCAAGCCAGCCCGAGATCGCGCAGCAGACGCTCGCCAATGCGCGCAAGCTAGTCGAGACCCGGCCGGCCGACGGCAAGGATCCGGGCACGCTGACCGGCACCACGATCGAGGCCGAAATCGTCGTCCTCGATGCCGCCGTGCACAGCACGCTGGAGCAGTTCGAGGCCGCGCGGGACACCGCGCTGTCTGCCCTGCGCATCATCGCCCCCGACGCCTGGTTCATGGAAGGCGCGACCGCCAATGTCATCGGCTACAATCTCTACGCGCTGGGCGACCTCGAGGGTGCTCGGGCGGCGGCGGACGCGGCGCGCAAGGCGCATGAGCGAAGCGGCAGCCTGCTCGGCGTCACCATCGCCAATTGCTACATGGCCGTCATCGAGCGCTCGGCCGGCCGCCTGCCCGCCGCCGAAAAGCTGCTGCGCAACACTATCATCGAGGCCAGGACGCGGATCGGCGCGAACTCCTATGCCGAGGCGCTGGCCGGAACGCTGCTCGCCGAACTCGCCTACGAAACCAACGCATCCGGCGAGGCGCTGACGCTGGTCGAAAATCTCGGGCCGCTGATCGAGGGCGCCGCGGTCATCGTCTATCCCCTGGCCAGCGTGCCGACCTATGCCCGCGTGCTGCAGCTGACCGGTCGCGGCGACGTGGCATTGGATATGCTGGAACGCGTCTACCAGCGCGTGCGCGGCTCCGTCTACCGCCGCCTCGCTTCGGTGCTGGTGCATGATCGCATCCGGCTGCTCATCGACCAGAACCGCATCGCCGAGGCGCGCGCCCTGCTCGACGAGCATCGCCGCGAAAGCACTGAAACCGCCCCGACTGTCGCCAACGAATTCGAGTTCTTCGCCGAAGGAAGGCTGCTGACGGCGGAAAAATCCTACGCGGCGGCCGCGGCACTTCTCGACGCGCTGCTGGAGCGGACGAAAAGCAGCGGGCGCATGCGCCGCCACATACTGGCGCTGATCCTGCGCGCCAAGAGCGCCGGCCAGGACCAGCGCGAGGCCGACCGGCATCTCCTCGAAGCGCTGCGCCTTGCCCAGCCTTCCGGCTTCATTCGCTCTTTCGTCGACGAGGGCAGGCCTGTGGTCGAAGCGTTGATGCGGCTGCGCGCCGCGCAGGCAAAGACCGACCCGTCCCTGTCAGCCTATGCAACGCGCATCATCGATGCCGCGCAGACCATGCCTGTGGCGATGCGGAAGCAGGCGGCACCGGCAGCGGAAAAGGAACAACTCACCCAACGCGAGACCGAACTGCTGCGCTGCCTGTCGGAAGGCATGTCCAACAGGGATATCGCGGTTGCGCTGTCGGTCAGCGAAACGACGGTGAAATGGCATTTGAAGAACATTTTCGGCAAGCTCTCGGTGTCGAACCGCGTCCAGGCCGTGCGTGCCGCGCAGGCGGCAGCGAACCTCCGTCCCCCTCCGAAAGGAGGGGCATAG
- a CDS encoding GNAT family N-acetyltransferase — translation MQVTDGPLPDEITDLASGYRRVPAGKIVNAVTWMEARAPMPGLAQPLAMTRISKPDSAAYRAIFLEIGAPWLWDRAAEMSDSEVAARQHLYYGHDESGGHVGMVEFRVADDNEIEITYFGLFPSLTGRGLGKRLMAGALDQAWRLGPGRIWLHTSSIDHHSVIGFYRACGFKPYAAGFEITDDPRIKGTLPRDAAPQIPLIETEWVPGAR, via the coding sequence ATGCAGGTCACCGACGGCCCATTGCCGGATGAAATCACCGATCTCGCGTCCGGTTACCGGCGCGTGCCGGCCGGCAAGATCGTCAATGCGGTGACATGGATGGAAGCGCGTGCCCCGATGCCGGGTCTCGCCCAACCCTTGGCAATGACCCGGATCAGCAAGCCCGACAGCGCCGCCTACCGGGCGATCTTTCTCGAGATCGGCGCTCCCTGGCTGTGGGACCGCGCCGCCGAAATGTCGGATTCCGAAGTCGCCGCGCGCCAGCATCTCTATTACGGCCATGATGAAAGCGGCGGCCATGTCGGCATGGTCGAATTCCGCGTTGCCGACGACAACGAGATCGAGATCACCTATTTCGGCCTTTTCCCTTCCTTGACCGGCCGCGGCCTCGGCAAGCGGCTGATGGCCGGTGCGCTCGATCAGGCATGGCGCCTCGGCCCCGGCCGCATCTGGCTGCACACAAGCAGCATCGACCATCACAGTGTCATCGGTTTCTACCGGGCTTGCGGGTTCAAGCCCTATGCAGCGGGTTTCGAGATCACCGACGATCCCCGTATCAAGGGAACCCTGCCGCGCGATGCGGCCCCGCAAATCCCGTTGATCGAAACGGAATGGGTGCCTGGCGCCAGATGA
- a CDS encoding ArgE/DapE family deacylase, with protein MTERIADEAILRAVDDGFARQVAFLADLVRFPSQRGGEHAAQSFMAAAYEADGYRVDMWRVDVGAIRDLPGFSPVAVSYDDAFNVVATHTPRNATGRSLILNGHIDVVPTGPLDRWVRDPYDPAIEGGWMHGRGAGDMKAGLSACLYALTALRSLGYQPAANVYLQSVVEEECTGNGALACLQRGYRADAAFIPEPLEPRLMRAQVGPIWFRVEVDGDPQHASGAFSAGANAIEKAFLIIQALKQLEIVWNARKVDDPHFCNHPHPIRFNLGKIEGGEWTSSVPARCVFEMRVATYPGQKLEDARAELEACIADAARADPFLANRPPKMSYNGFMAEGYVLEGADEMEAVLRRSHTAVWGEPLTEHVTSATTDARFFGLYADTPAIVYGPICRMPHGYDEAVDLDSVRKVTQTIALFIADWCGLEPIDPEAHS; from the coding sequence GTGACTGAGCGAATTGCCGACGAAGCCATTTTGCGCGCGGTCGATGACGGCTTCGCGCGGCAAGTCGCATTCCTGGCGGACCTCGTGCGCTTTCCCTCCCAGCGCGGCGGGGAGCACGCCGCGCAATCCTTCATGGCCGCTGCCTATGAGGCCGATGGCTATAGGGTCGACATGTGGCGTGTCGATGTCGGCGCAATCCGCGATCTGCCGGGCTTTTCACCCGTGGCGGTCTCGTATGACGATGCCTTCAACGTCGTTGCCACCCACACGCCGCGAAACGCCACTGGCCGCTCGCTGATCCTCAACGGCCATATCGACGTGGTGCCGACGGGACCGCTCGACCGCTGGGTGCGCGATCCCTACGACCCGGCGATCGAGGGTGGTTGGATGCATGGCCGCGGCGCAGGCGACATGAAGGCCGGCCTGTCGGCCTGTCTCTATGCGCTGACCGCTTTGCGCAGCCTCGGCTATCAGCCGGCTGCGAACGTTTACCTCCAGTCGGTGGTCGAGGAGGAATGCACCGGCAATGGCGCGCTCGCTTGTCTGCAGCGCGGCTATCGCGCCGATGCCGCCTTCATTCCCGAGCCCCTGGAACCGCGCTTGATGCGGGCGCAAGTCGGGCCGATCTGGTTCAGGGTCGAGGTCGACGGCGATCCGCAACATGCCTCCGGCGCTTTCTCGGCCGGCGCCAATGCCATCGAGAAGGCCTTCCTCATCATCCAGGCGCTGAAGCAGCTCGAAATCGTCTGGAATGCGCGCAAGGTCGATGATCCGCATTTCTGCAATCACCCGCATCCGATCCGCTTCAACCTCGGCAAGATCGAAGGCGGCGAATGGACATCGAGCGTGCCGGCGCGCTGTGTTTTCGAGATGCGTGTCGCGACCTATCCCGGCCAGAAGCTCGAGGACGCCAGGGCCGAGCTCGAAGCCTGCATCGCCGATGCGGCCCGCGCCGATCCGTTCCTGGCCAATCGCCCGCCCAAGATGAGCTACAATGGCTTCATGGCCGAGGGCTACGTGCTGGAGGGTGCCGACGAGATGGAAGCCGTGCTGCGCCGCAGCCATACGGCCGTGTGGGGCGAGCCGCTGACCGAACATGTTACCTCTGCTACGACGGATGCACGCTTCTTCGGCCTCTATGCCGACACGCCGGCGATCGTCTATGGCCCGATCTGCCGCATGCCGCATGGCTATGACGAGGCCGTCGATCTGGATTCGGTGCGCAAGGTCACCCAGACCATCGCGCTGTTCATCGCCGACTGGTGCGGCCTCGAGCCGATCGATCCGGAGGCGCACTCATGA
- a CDS encoding phosphotransferase: MNAAVPDGFGETLAEDAPDVSIADALAILRRHYGLTGSARPLPGERDHNFHIQTEGEGEFVLKVSHPAEEAGFTDFQNKALDHILAVDPTLPVPSVRKSREGEAQFTVSVGGSAPRIIRLVTYLPGQLLSRSPTSAAQDRNLGIFLARLGRALRGFFHPAAGSDLLWDIRKVAKTRPMLAYIADSRHRAMVERVMDAFEEHAAPVIPTLRAQIVHNDMNSYNVVMDASRPEVVTGILDFGDMIHSPLICDLAIGAVYRWPAEGHPLASAARFVAGYQSVQPLEPEEVGILFDLIRARLALIANIASWQAERFPAKRDYVLRLITEVWASLERLDGLSSAEARRYFLDHSNPE; encoded by the coding sequence ATGAACGCAGCCGTGCCTGACGGTTTCGGCGAAACGCTCGCCGAGGACGCGCCCGATGTTTCGATCGCCGACGCGCTCGCCATCTTGCGCCGGCACTACGGCCTCACCGGCAGCGCGCGTCCGCTGCCGGGCGAACGCGACCACAATTTCCACATCCAGACCGAAGGCGAGGGCGAGTTCGTCCTGAAAGTTTCCCATCCGGCCGAAGAAGCCGGCTTCACCGATTTCCAGAACAAGGCACTCGACCATATCCTTGCGGTCGACCCGACATTGCCGGTTCCTTCGGTGCGCAAAAGCCGCGAGGGCGAAGCGCAATTCACGGTCAGCGTCGGCGGATCGGCGCCGCGCATCATCCGGCTGGTCACCTATCTGCCCGGCCAGTTGCTGTCGCGCTCGCCCACCTCGGCGGCGCAGGATCGCAATCTCGGCATTTTTCTCGCCCGGCTTGGCCGGGCACTGCGCGGCTTCTTCCATCCGGCGGCCGGCAGCGACCTGCTCTGGGACATCCGCAAGGTCGCCAAGACGCGGCCGATGCTGGCGTATATCGCCGATTCCCGTCACCGGGCTATGGTCGAGCGTGTGATGGACGCCTTTGAGGAGCACGCGGCGCCGGTCATCCCGACCCTGCGCGCCCAGATCGTCCACAACGACATGAACTCCTACAATGTGGTGATGGACGCCTCGCGGCCGGAGGTCGTGACCGGCATTCTCGATTTCGGCGACATGATCCATTCGCCGCTGATCTGCGACCTCGCCATCGGCGCCGTCTATCGCTGGCCGGCTGAAGGTCATCCGCTGGCATCCGCCGCGCGCTTCGTCGCCGGCTATCAATCCGTGCAGCCGCTGGAACCCGAAGAGGTCGGCATTCTGTTCGATCTGATCCGCGCCCGGCTTGCGCTCATCGCCAACATCGCCAGCTGGCAGGCCGAACGGTTCCCGGCCAAGCGCGACTATGTGCTGCGTCTCATCACCGAGGTCTGGGCATCGCTCGAACGGCTGGACGGACTGTCGTCCGCGGAGGCCCGCCGCTATTTCCTCGACCATTCCAATCCGGAGTAG
- a CDS encoding aspartate aminotransferase family protein — MLVSQSSPYPANADSVASEQALLERRARLLGPTYRAFYRNPIHLVRGSGVWLYDAGGRKFLDAYNNVASVGHCHPRVVEALSGQAATLNTHTRYLSEIILDYAEKLLGTVPAHLGHAMFTCTGSEANDLAIRIAQHSSGGTGVIITDFAYHGATIATAQLSPAAVGAKGVPAHHRTVAAPDTFRDHGRAAHDFAGNVAAAIDDMRAQNIRPAALLLDSAFSSDGIFFPDAAVMREAADHVRNAGGIVIADEVQSGFGRLGQGMWGFANYGLEPDIVTMGKPIGDGHPMGAVLVRPQLVSSFGSNTGYFNTFGGNPVAAAVGIAVLDVIEGEGLIENARNVGAYTADLLRTLQTRHGMVGDVRQNGLYFGVELTADGDEALAASKTSSVVEAMREDGVLISSCGPRGNVLKIRPPLPFARDNAEQLAATLDRALSNW, encoded by the coding sequence ATGCTCGTGTCCCAGTCCTCGCCATATCCTGCCAATGCCGATTCGGTGGCATCCGAGCAGGCCCTGCTCGAACGCCGCGCCAGGCTGCTCGGGCCGACCTACCGCGCCTTCTACCGCAACCCGATCCATCTGGTGCGCGGCAGCGGCGTCTGGCTCTACGATGCGGGAGGGCGCAAATTCCTCGACGCCTACAACAATGTCGCCTCGGTCGGGCACTGCCATCCGCGTGTCGTCGAGGCGCTGTCGGGGCAGGCGGCCACACTCAATACGCACACGCGCTATCTCAGCGAGATCATCCTCGACTACGCGGAAAAACTGCTCGGCACGGTTCCGGCCCATCTCGGCCATGCCATGTTCACCTGCACCGGCAGCGAGGCCAACGACCTCGCCATCCGCATCGCCCAGCATTCGAGCGGCGGCACCGGCGTCATCATCACCGATTTCGCCTATCACGGCGCCACGATCGCCACCGCGCAGCTGTCGCCGGCGGCGGTTGGCGCCAAGGGCGTACCCGCGCACCACCGGACCGTGGCGGCGCCGGACACGTTCCGCGACCATGGCCGCGCCGCGCATGATTTCGCCGGAAATGTCGCCGCCGCCATCGACGACATGCGTGCGCAAAATATCCGTCCGGCGGCGCTGCTGCTCGATTCGGCCTTTTCCAGCGACGGCATTTTCTTCCCCGATGCGGCTGTCATGCGCGAGGCGGCCGATCATGTCAGGAATGCAGGTGGCATCGTCATCGCCGATGAGGTCCAGTCCGGCTTCGGCCGCCTCGGCCAGGGCATGTGGGGTTTTGCCAATTATGGCCTCGAACCCGACATCGTCACCATGGGCAAGCCGATCGGCGACGGGCATCCGATGGGCGCGGTGCTCGTGCGGCCGCAGCTTGTTTCCTCCTTCGGCTCCAACACCGGTTACTTCAACACATTCGGTGGCAATCCGGTCGCGGCCGCCGTCGGCATCGCGGTGCTGGACGTGATCGAAGGCGAGGGGCTGATCGAGAACGCACGCAATGTCGGCGCCTATACGGCTGACTTGCTGCGCACGCTGCAGACCCGGCACGGCATGGTGGGTGACGTCAGGCAAAACGGCCTCTATTTCGGCGTCGAGCTGACGGCGGATGGCGACGAGGCGCTGGCCGCCAGCAAGACATCGTCTGTCGTTGAAGCCATGCGCGAGGATGGCGTGCTGATCTCGTCCTGCGGTCCGCGTGGTAATGTGCTGAAGATCAGGCCGCCTCTGCCGTTTGCCAGGGACAATGCCGAGCAACTGGCCGCGACGCTCGATCGCGCTTTGTCGAACTGGTGA
- a CDS encoding GntR family transcriptional regulator, with the protein MLKLEHQTLNDRAYGALKQELISGGFSPGQTLVIRKLAETFGISTTPIREALQRLVAERLLEMQNNRSIIVPLLSAPAFEELTHIRIAVEGLAGEMAASRMSESGLVDIQATLAGMQRAIEAGDASAYLALNEAFHFAIYQHAGAPILLNMIRDLWGRVGPYLKLLMQADRYIPQSNDAHRRIVAALEQRNGPAVRASLEQDIAAAAAVLSENLRMTA; encoded by the coding sequence ATGCTAAAGCTCGAACATCAAACCCTCAACGACCGCGCCTATGGCGCGCTCAAGCAGGAGTTGATTTCGGGTGGTTTCAGTCCGGGCCAGACGCTGGTCATCCGCAAGCTCGCCGAGACCTTCGGCATCTCGACGACGCCGATCCGTGAGGCGCTGCAAAGGCTGGTCGCCGAGCGGTTGCTCGAGATGCAGAACAACCGCTCCATCATCGTGCCCTTGCTGTCGGCTCCCGCCTTTGAGGAACTGACCCATATCCGCATCGCCGTCGAAGGGCTGGCGGGTGAGATGGCGGCGTCGCGGATGAGCGAAAGCGGGCTGGTCGACATACAGGCGACGCTTGCCGGCATGCAGCGCGCCATCGAGGCCGGCGACGCCAGCGCCTATCTCGCGCTGAACGAGGCGTTTCACTTCGCCATCTACCAGCATGCCGGCGCGCCAATTCTGCTCAACATGATCCGCGATCTCTGGGGCCGCGTCGGGCCCTACCTGAAACTGCTGATGCAGGCCGATCGCTACATTCCGCAGTCGAACGACGCGCATCGCAGGATTGTTGCCGCATTGGAGCAGCGCAATGGTCCTGCTGTTCGGGCTTCTCTTGAACAGGACATCGCCGCGGCGGCCGCGGTTCTCTCCGAAAATCTTCGCATGACGGCCTGA
- a CDS encoding NAD(P)/FAD-dependent oxidoreductase has protein sequence MTAAIRQEAHGASLWQAVSRNRRDRLALHDEITVDLAIVGGGFSGLSTALHAAGKGLSVAVLEAAIIAWGATGRNAGFVVPNFAKMDPDTILAHLGPERGERLIDFAAGSADLVFGLIRRHGIDCDAVQNGWIQPAHSVAAFEKVKSRAGQWARRGRPAVALDRQEVEALTGARGYAGGWMDRSGGVLNPVAYANGLADAAEKAGAKIFERTPVTSVDRVADGWTLKTPSGSVRAGKVLIATNAYGGTLNPSLRRTYIPLKVFQIATEPLPPEIRTRLLPGGQGVGDTRRNLFTFRFDADNRLISGGMHILSAGADTRVPLTIWRRLARHLDLPDLPPLAYGWSGMAAVEPDFLPHLLDLGPGLIAGRACNGRGIAMTTAMGKVLADWAAGTEARDLPLPFAPPAPIPFHAVLRHAPNMLLGWSMLRDRLDETG, from the coding sequence ATGACCGCTGCGATCCGGCAGGAAGCGCATGGTGCTTCACTCTGGCAGGCCGTCAGCCGCAACCGCCGCGACCGGCTGGCGCTGCACGACGAGATCACTGTCGACCTCGCCATTGTCGGCGGCGGTTTTTCCGGCCTGTCGACCGCGCTGCACGCCGCCGGGAAAGGGCTTTCCGTTGCCGTTCTCGAGGCCGCAATCATCGCCTGGGGCGCGACCGGCAGGAATGCCGGTTTCGTCGTGCCCAACTTCGCCAAGATGGACCCGGACACCATCCTTGCGCATCTCGGCCCCGAGCGAGGCGAGAGACTGATCGATTTTGCCGCCGGCAGCGCCGATCTGGTCTTCGGCCTGATCAGGCGGCACGGCATCGACTGCGACGCGGTGCAGAACGGATGGATCCAGCCGGCGCATTCGGTTGCCGCTTTCGAGAAGGTCAAATCGCGTGCCGGGCAATGGGCACGGCGTGGCCGACCGGCTGTCGCGTTGGATCGGCAGGAGGTCGAGGCGCTGACCGGCGCGCGCGGCTATGCCGGCGGCTGGATGGACCGTTCAGGTGGCGTGCTCAATCCGGTCGCCTACGCGAACGGACTGGCCGACGCGGCGGAGAAGGCTGGCGCGAAGATCTTCGAGCGCACGCCGGTTACCTCGGTCGATCGCGTTGCCGATGGCTGGACACTGAAAACGCCATCGGGCTCGGTGCGTGCCGGCAAGGTGCTGATCGCCACCAACGCCTATGGCGGAACGTTAAATCCATCACTGCGGCGGACCTATATTCCGCTGAAGGTTTTTCAGATTGCGACCGAGCCGCTGCCGCCCGAGATCCGCACGCGGCTGCTTCCCGGCGGGCAAGGCGTTGGCGACACCAGGCGCAATCTCTTCACCTTCCGCTTCGATGCCGACAACCGGCTGATCAGCGGCGGCATGCATATTCTGAGTGCCGGCGCCGACACGCGCGTGCCGCTTACAATCTGGCGGCGTCTCGCCCGGCATCTCGACCTGCCTGACCTGCCGCCGCTGGCCTATGGCTGGTCGGGAATGGCCGCGGTCGAACCGGATTTCCTGCCGCACCTCCTGGACCTCGGGCCGGGACTGATCGCCGGCCGCGCCTGCAACGGGCGCGGCATCGCCATGACGACGGCGATGGGCAAGGTGCTGGCCGACTGGGCCGCCGGAACCGAAGCGCGCGATTTGCCGCTGCCGTTCGCGCCGCCGGCGCCGATCCCCTTCCATGCCGTGCTGCGGCACGCGCCCAACATGCTGCTCGGCTGGAGCATGCTGCGCGACCGGCTGGACGAGACCGGATAA